A genomic segment from Bradysia coprophila strain Holo2 chromosome III, BU_Bcop_v1, whole genome shotgun sequence encodes:
- the LOC119079818 gene encoding papilin-like, whose protein sequence is MPTNQFGLAGSAQRSPCGMRRSSAAGITHHRPPLPPSTIGKRSQSLDGLLDTANNKCTTIDNINTEGASDDTPNTLTTTDSHTHTSYDTTDSINQTSTNHRRSRSLEDLLDERDEIHSNYDSHSKSVDSSIDTLSMTTEPSTELVKDDETGDKADTSSIGSASSLNPSQTEKPCSCETITVQNTVPQSNETDSSVAAARPVDDDRVSNLTAYSRQGSTTSKDSDNKKKTFLNRYVKKVKSFIKK, encoded by the coding sequence ATGCCAACCAATCAGTTCGGTCTAGCCGGTTCAGCTCAACGCAGTCCATGTGGCATGCGTCGAAGCTCAGCTGCTGGTATTACACATCATCGACCGCCATTGCCACCAAGTACCATTGGCAAGCGAAGCCAAAGTCTCGATGGGCTACTCGACACAGCGAATAACAAATGCACAACAATTGATAACATTAACACCGAGGGGGCCTCGGACGATACACCCAACACACTAACAACAACTGACAGTCACACTCACACCAGTTATGATACAACCGATTCTATCAATCAAACATCAACTAATCACCGCCGTTCACGCAGCCTAGAAGATTTACTTGATGAACGAGACGAAATTCATTCAAACTATGACAGCCACTCGAAGAGTGTAGATAGTTCAATCGATACACTATCAATGACAACCGAACCAAGCACCGAATTGGTCAAAGACGATGAAACAGGTGATAAAGCTGATACATCCAGCATCGGTTCTGCATCGTCATTAAATCCATCGCAAACGGAAAAGCCGTGCAGCTGTGAAACGATTACCGTTCAAAATACGGTTCCACAGTCAAATGAGACCGATTCTAGTGTCGCTGCTGCTCGTCCAGTCGATGATGACAGAGTGTCGAATTTAACCGCCTACAGTCGCCAAGGATCAACTACGTCGAAGGACAGTGATAAtaagaagaaaacatttttaaatcgttATGTGAAGAAAGTTAAATCTTTTATTAAGAAGTGA
- the LOC119079886 gene encoding protein Peter pan, protein MGKKKGRSLRKNKSAIDLEPNEVVTAPHSFVLHRGLPCLYISDLTRDFRRMMEPFTASALKERKNNKIKDFVSLSGVFHVSHMCVFNKTKNQLSFKVARLPRGPTLTFKVHQFTLAKDVIALHRRQFVDEEAFQQAPLIIQNNFTGEGKHLKLMASTFQNMYPTINLATVNLSNIKRCVLISYNPVTQLLDWRHYSVTVAPVGLSRGIKKVVVGKIPNLGKCEDIADFLTSVATDSEYEDDDDGHVVLPQTLKSRGNVENNKSEIKLHEIGPRLTIELVKVEDGLFTGEILYHKQVVKTEEELAAIQAQREEKRRLKLERKKIQSENVDRKLNDKQSFKRQGKDENDDDRTDEDDDAAYYKEEVGEEPDKDLFTMTNTSRKRGYVPKFMHNKDAKKRKFNNDKERRGDSSKGFGGKDAKKKRFNNDKEQRSKGGKKIGNKKLRNPKNKKF, encoded by the exons atggGCAAAAAGAAGGGTCGCAGTCTACGTAAAAATAAATCGGCAATCGATTTAGAACCGAACGAAGTGGTTACAGCCCCACATTCATTCGTTTTACATCGCGGACTGCCGTGTTTATACATATCGGACCTCACCAGAGATTTCCGTCGAATGATGGAACCATTCACTGCATCGGCTCTAAAAGAgcgaaaaaacaataaaattaaagattttgttaGTTTGTCGGGAGTGTTTCACGTTTCACATATGTGCGTgttcaacaaaacgaaaaatcaactGTCATTTAAAGTGGCTCGGCTTCCCCGTGGACCGACGTTAACATTCAAAGTTCATCAATTTACATTGGCTAAAGATGTTATTGCGTTGCATCGTCGACAGTTCGTGGACGAAGAGGCGTTTCAGCAGGCTCCTCTCatcatacaaaataattttaccgGTGAAGGGAAGCATTTGAAGTTGATGGCATCAACGTTCCAGAACATGTATCCAACGATCAATTTGGCAACG GTGAATCTGTCCAATATCAAACGATGTGTGCTAATATCGTACAATCCAGTCACTCAACTGTTAGATTGGCGACACTATAGTGTTACTGTAGCTCCTGTTGGCTTGAGTCGTGGAATAAAGAAAGTTGTCGTCGGGAAAATACCGAACCTGGGAAAATGCGAAGACATTGCCGACTTTTTAACTTC CGTCGCTACCGACTCCGAATAcgaagatgatgatgacggTCATGTCGTTCTACCGCAAACGCTAAAATCACGCGGTAACGTTGAGAATAACAAGTCAGAAATTAAGTTGCATGAAATTGGACCGAG ATTAACAATCGAGTTGGTCAAGGTTGAAGATGGTTTATTCACCGGTGAAATTCTTTATCATAAGCAAGTTGTGAAAACGGAAGAAGAATTGGCTGCCATCCAGGCTCAGCGCGAAGAGAAACGACGACTCAAATTGGAGCGAAAGAAAATCCAAAGTGAAAACGTCGATCGTAAGTTGAACGACAAGCAGAGCTTCAAACGACAAGGAAAGGATGAAAATGATGACGATCGAACGGACGAAGATGATGATGCTGCGTACTACAAAGAAGAAGTAGGAGAGGAACCAGATAAGG ATTTATTCACGATGACAAATACGTCCAGAAAACGTGGTTATGTTCCAAAGTTTATGCACAACAAAGACGCCAAGAAAAGAAAGTTCAACAACGACAAAGAGCGCAGAGGGGACAGCAGTAAGGGGTTTGGTGGCAAAGACGCCAAAAAGAAAAGGTTTAACAACGACAAAGAGCAAAGAAGCAAGGGCggtaaaaaaattggtaacaaaaagttacgaaatccaaaaaacaaaaaattttaa